The following proteins are encoded in a genomic region of Stutzerimonas balearica DSM 6083:
- the rnk gene encoding nucleoside diphosphate kinase regulator, which translates to MTNATSIILTKLDLQRLEKLLDSLDDYGPAAEALEQELSRAQVVERSEMPAGVVTMNSRVHCREEGSGKDYHLTLVYPHDAGKEGTVSVLAPVGTALLGMSVGQHIDWPTPGGKVLQLTLLEVEYQPEAAGDPF; encoded by the coding sequence ATGACCAACGCAACGTCCATCATCCTCACCAAACTCGATCTGCAGCGGCTCGAGAAATTGCTCGATAGCCTGGACGACTACGGTCCGGCAGCCGAGGCCCTGGAGCAGGAGCTGTCGCGGGCGCAGGTCGTGGAACGCAGCGAGATGCCTGCCGGCGTGGTGACCATGAATTCGCGCGTGCATTGCCGCGAAGAGGGCAGCGGCAAGGATTACCACCTGACGCTGGTCTACCCGCACGATGCCGGCAAGGAGGGCACCGTCTCGGTACTCGCGCCGGTCGGCACGGCATTGCTCGGCATGAGCGTCGGCCAGCACATCGATTGGCCGACGCCGGGTGGCAAGGTGCTGCAACTCACCCTGCTGGAAGTCGAATACCAGCCCGAGGCGGCGGGCGATCCGTTCTGA
- the argH gene encoding argininosuccinate lyase yields MSTDKTNQSWGGRFSEPVDAFVARFTASVEFDKRLYRHDIMGSIAHATMLEKAGVLSADERDQIIANLKDIQAEIEAGTFDWRVDLEDVHMNIEARLTDRIGVTGKKLHTGRSRNDQVATDIRLWLRDEIDTILAEITRLQQGLLGLAEAEADTIMPGFTHLQTAQPVTFGHHLLAWFEMLSRDYERLVDCRKRTNRMPLGSAALAGTTYPIQREITCELLGFEAISGNSLDGVSDRDFAIEFCAAASLAMTHLSRFSEELVLWTSAQFQFIDLPDRFCTGSSIMPQKKNPDVPELVRGKTGRVFGALSGLLVLMKGQPLAYNKDNQEDKEPLFDAADTLRDSLRAFADMVPAIKPKREIMREAALRGFSTATDLADYLVRKGLPFRDCHEIVGHAVKYGVETGKDLAEMSLDELRQFSDQIGDDVFAVLTLEGSVNARDHIGGTAPAQVRAAVARGRELLASRTV; encoded by the coding sequence ATGAGCACCGACAAGACCAACCAGTCCTGGGGCGGCCGTTTCAGCGAGCCCGTCGACGCCTTCGTCGCCCGTTTCACCGCCTCCGTCGAGTTCGACAAGCGCCTCTACCGCCACGACATCATGGGCTCCATCGCCCACGCCACGATGCTGGAAAAGGCCGGCGTGCTGAGCGCGGATGAGCGCGACCAGATCATCGCCAACCTGAAGGACATCCAGGCCGAGATCGAGGCCGGAACCTTTGACTGGCGCGTCGACCTGGAAGACGTGCACATGAACATCGAGGCGCGCCTGACCGACCGCATCGGCGTGACCGGCAAGAAGCTGCACACCGGACGCAGCCGCAACGACCAGGTAGCCACCGACATTCGCCTGTGGCTGCGCGACGAAATCGACACCATCCTCGCCGAAATCACCCGCCTGCAGCAGGGCCTGCTGGGTCTTGCCGAAGCCGAAGCCGACACCATCATGCCCGGCTTCACCCACCTGCAGACCGCCCAGCCGGTGACCTTCGGCCATCACCTGCTGGCCTGGTTCGAGATGCTCAGCCGCGACTACGAGCGCCTGGTCGACTGCCGCAAGCGCACCAACCGCATGCCGCTGGGCTCGGCCGCACTGGCCGGCACCACCTACCCGATCCAGCGGGAAATCACCTGCGAGCTGCTGGGTTTCGAAGCGATTTCCGGCAACTCGCTGGACGGCGTCTCCGATCGCGACTTCGCCATCGAATTCTGCGCCGCCGCCTCGCTGGCGATGACGCACCTGTCGCGCTTCTCCGAAGAGCTGGTGCTCTGGACCAGCGCGCAGTTCCAGTTCATCGACCTGCCGGACCGCTTCTGCACCGGCTCTTCCATCATGCCGCAGAAGAAGAACCCCGACGTGCCCGAGTTGGTCCGCGGCAAGACCGGCCGCGTATTCGGCGCCCTGAGCGGCCTGCTGGTGCTGATGAAGGGCCAGCCGCTGGCCTACAACAAGGACAACCAGGAAGACAAGGAGCCGCTGTTCGACGCTGCCGACACCCTGCGTGACTCGCTGCGCGCCTTTGCCGACATGGTTCCGGCGATCAAGCCCAAGCGCGAGATCATGCGTGAGGCGGCGCTGCGCGGTTTCTCCACCGCCACCGACCTGGCCGACTACCTGGTACGCAAGGGCCTGCCCTTCCGCGACTGCCACGAGATCGTCGGCCATGCGGTGAAGTACGGCGTAGAGACCGGCAAGGACCTGGCCGAGATGAGCCTCGACGAGCTGCGCCAGTTCAGCGACCAGATCGGTGACGACGTGTTTGCCGTACTGACCCTGGAAGGCTCGGTGAACGCCCGCGATCACATCGGCGGCACCGCCCCGGCGCAGGTGCGCGCCGCCGTGGCGCGCGGTCGCGAGCTGCTGGCCAGCCGTACCGTCTGA
- a CDS encoding outer membrane protein, whose translation MLFVGYGRQFGRWYLGAEAEGETSQADWSFAKSKADARSSSLDKDDSYGLSLRGGYVVDNGSLLYLRAGRVETRFDSFYTVNDQLVAAGSRDDRQSGSRFGVGADLPAGERLFLRMEYVYTDYDAYPVAYGDDEGTTSERFAPEEGQFRLGLGWRLTANPSPLPRLPAVRGFYVGAHAGHGGVDSRLEGRHSESGEPAFSQPYAGDFAGLGGVYGVFAGYGRDFGRWYAGLEAEIDTADIDWMHRRDTNGSGGRDFSVQKKSDYGIALRLGYSLPNGTLLYGRAGPVRGRFNTTWAKGNNADANIDRSYKVDGMRYGLGAEIPLGAMAFARLDYTRTYYDSYRFTTAHGSPDDMQFENRESLFRMGLGLRF comes from the coding sequence TTGCTCTTCGTCGGCTATGGCCGGCAGTTCGGGCGCTGGTACCTGGGCGCCGAGGCCGAAGGCGAAACCAGCCAGGCCGACTGGTCCTTTGCCAAGAGCAAGGCCGACGCGCGCAGCAGCTCGCTGGACAAGGACGACAGCTATGGACTGAGCCTGCGCGGCGGCTACGTGGTCGACAACGGCAGCCTGCTTTACCTGCGCGCCGGCCGAGTGGAAACCCGCTTCGACAGCTTCTACACGGTGAACGACCAGCTTGTTGCCGCCGGCAGCCGCGACGATCGGCAGTCCGGCAGCCGCTTCGGCGTGGGCGCCGACCTGCCGGCGGGCGAGCGGCTGTTCCTGCGCATGGAATACGTCTACACCGACTACGACGCCTATCCGGTCGCCTACGGCGACGACGAGGGCACCACCAGCGAGCGCTTCGCGCCGGAAGAGGGCCAGTTTCGCCTCGGGCTGGGCTGGCGTCTGACCGCCAATCCGTCACCGCTGCCACGCCTGCCGGCCGTGCGGGGCTTCTATGTCGGCGCGCATGCCGGCCATGGCGGCGTCGACTCCCGCCTCGAAGGACGCCATTCGGAGAGCGGCGAGCCGGCGTTCTCGCAGCCCTACGCAGGCGATTTCGCCGGGCTCGGCGGCGTCTACGGGGTGTTTGCCGGCTACGGCCGTGATTTCGGCCGCTGGTACGCCGGGCTGGAAGCGGAAATCGACACCGCCGACATCGACTGGATGCACCGGCGCGATACCAATGGCAGCGGCGGCCGCGATTTCTCGGTGCAGAAGAAGAGCGACTACGGCATCGCGCTGCGCCTGGGCTACAGCCTGCCCAACGGCACCCTGCTGTATGGCCGCGCCGGACCGGTACGCGGTCGCTTCAACACGACCTGGGCCAAGGGCAACAACGCCGACGCCAACATCGATCGCAGCTACAAGGTCGACGGCATGCGCTACGGCCTGGGCGCGGAGATACCGCTGGGGGCCATGGCGTTCGCTCGCCTGGATTACACCCGCACCTATTACGACAGCTACCGCTTCACGACCGCGCACGGAAGCCCGGATGACATGCAGTTCGAAAACCGCGAAAGCCTGTTCCGCATGGGCCTGGGCTTGCGCTTCTGA
- a CDS encoding NnrS family protein: MSPPRPRQPFASDWFFPAAALHAALILPLSVLSLLGLLPALPGLLTPAAHAREMLFGYGLAVVAGYLLGPQPRPLIAALLAGWLLARLGHLFWPDGPLGPLASALFAAGLAWRVVPRFLGAAKKWRNQMVAPTVAGLALLSAVMAWFHLVQLPANLRLAALLLFAGLLFFMGGRIIAPALAGHAQSQGRRLEARVQPQLEGAVLLLLAGALLLAFSPWPLPQRVAGGLLCASALLSAIRLVRWQPWHCRTRNDLLAPLLGYAWLALGLLLLGAPLSAGHEPPTPLLHALTVGALGTLSFSVMARTWLTQRFRDANARPWIYPFALCISLAALIRLLAPASPAALAFAAGSWSLAFLALAALFWRTRGQRRARRREAE, encoded by the coding sequence GTGTCACCCCCACGACCACGCCAACCCTTCGCCAGCGACTGGTTCTTTCCCGCAGCCGCGCTGCACGCGGCGCTGATCCTGCCGCTGTCGGTGCTGAGCCTGCTCGGCCTGCTGCCAGCGCTGCCAGGCCTGCTCACTCCCGCCGCCCACGCCCGCGAGATGCTGTTCGGCTATGGCCTGGCGGTGGTCGCCGGCTATCTGCTCGGCCCGCAACCCCGCCCACTGATCGCCGCGCTGCTTGCCGGCTGGCTGCTTGCCAGGCTCGGCCACCTGTTTTGGCCGGATGGCCCGCTCGGGCCGCTCGCTTCGGCGTTGTTCGCCGCCGGGCTGGCCTGGCGCGTAGTGCCACGCTTTCTCGGCGCCGCGAAGAAGTGGCGCAACCAGATGGTCGCGCCGACCGTCGCCGGGCTCGCGCTGCTCAGTGCCGTCATGGCCTGGTTCCACCTTGTACAGCTACCGGCGAACCTGCGTCTCGCCGCGCTGCTGCTGTTTGCCGGGCTGTTGTTCTTCATGGGTGGGCGCATCATCGCACCGGCGCTCGCCGGGCACGCGCAGAGCCAGGGTCGGCGCCTGGAGGCGCGCGTGCAGCCGCAGCTGGAGGGTGCCGTTCTGCTGCTGCTTGCCGGCGCGCTGCTGCTTGCCTTCAGCCCCTGGCCACTGCCGCAGCGGGTGGCCGGCGGTCTGCTCTGCGCCAGCGCCCTGCTGAGCGCGATTCGCCTAGTGCGCTGGCAGCCCTGGCACTGCCGCACGCGCAATGACCTGCTGGCACCGCTGCTCGGCTATGCCTGGCTGGCACTTGGCCTGCTGCTGCTCGGTGCGCCTTTGAGCGCCGGCCACGAGCCGCCGACGCCGCTGCTCCACGCGCTCACCGTCGGGGCGCTCGGCACACTGAGCTTCAGCGTGATGGCGCGCACCTGGCTGACCCAGCGCTTCCGCGACGCCAACGCCCGCCCGTGGATCTACCCGTTCGCGCTGTGCATCAGCCTGGCGGCGCTGATCCGTCTGCTGGCTCCGGCCTCGCCTGCTGCCTTGGCCTTCGCCGCCGGCAGCTGGAGCCTGGCCTTCCTCGCCCTGGCGGCGCTGTTCTGGCGCACCCGTGGCCAGCGACGCGCACGTCGAAGAGAGGCGGAATGA
- a CDS encoding TIGR02647 family protein encodes MSYTPELVAELEILCLFNLDNHQEGLKVHHDAAAEAIAAAARLHRKGLTTQADGGYLTSLGRDAAEHAQALLTILRGPQAA; translated from the coding sequence ATGTCCTATACCCCAGAGTTGGTCGCCGAGCTCGAGATTCTCTGCCTGTTCAACCTCGACAACCATCAGGAAGGTCTGAAGGTTCACCATGACGCCGCCGCCGAGGCGATCGCCGCGGCCGCACGCCTGCACCGCAAGGGGCTGACCACCCAGGCCGACGGCGGTTATCTCACCAGCCTGGGGCGCGACGCCGCCGAACACGCCCAGGCACTGCTGACCATTCTGCGCGGTCCGCAAGCCGCCTGA